One genomic segment of bacterium includes these proteins:
- the rpsT gene encoding 30S ribosomal protein S20 yields MANIKSQIKRNRQNVKRRLRNRSVRSEINTRSAGAEAAARAGEEDAAEKLRMAVKRIDSAAAKGVLHSNTASRKKSRLTRRIARINAGEEG; encoded by the coding sequence GTGGCCAACATCAAGAGCCAGATCAAGCGGAACCGCCAGAACGTGAAGCGACGGCTGCGCAACCGGTCGGTGCGGTCGGAGATCAACACGCGCAGCGCCGGCGCCGAGGCGGCGGCACGAGCCGGCGAGGAGGACGCGGCCGAGAAGCTCCGTATGGCCGTCAAGCGCATCGACTCGGCGGCCGCCAAGGGCGTCCTGCACTCCAATACCGCCTCCCGCAAGAAGTCCCGGCTGACCCGCCGCATCGCCCGCATCAACGCCGGCGAGGAGGGCTGA
- the lepA gene encoding translation elongation factor 4 produces MDQSRIRNVAIIAHIDHGKSTLADRFLEICEAVEPRAMRAQYLDSMDLERERGITIKLQSVRLSYGPWWINLIDTPGHVDFGYEVSRSLAACEGVILLVDAAQGIEAQTLANAAMALEGDLTIVAALNKLDLPAADPDRVAGEIEQVLGIPAAEVLRISAKTGEGVRELLDTITAQVPPPAGDPAAALQALVFDSHFDQYRGVVSSIRVVQGTLRSGSQVRFMQAAATHETQEIGVRAPTPTAVGELGPGEVGYLIAGVKNTAEARAGETVTEADRPAPDPLVGYREPKAMVFCGLYPIDGDEYLDLRDALDRLRLNDSSFSYTPETSTALGFGYRCGFLGLLHMEIITERLEREFDLDIIATTPSVEYRVRTTAGTEVAVDSPSRLPPAGEVAAIAEPFLLLTIIAPARCTGTLMELCQKRRGNLRGMDYLSPERVELRYRLPLAEVVTDFYDLLKSRTQGYASLDYDADGYEDSDLVRVDILLQHEPVDAFSSIVHRNEAYSYGRKMTAKLRELIPRQQFDVPIQAAIGSRIIARETVKAYRKDVTAGLYGGDVTRKRKLLERQKAGKKRMKAIGRVEVPPEAFVSALRMPSG; encoded by the coding sequence ATGGATCAGTCCCGCATACGCAACGTGGCGATCATCGCCCACATCGATCACGGGAAGTCCACGCTGGCCGACCGCTTCCTGGAGATCTGCGAGGCGGTGGAACCGCGCGCCATGCGCGCCCAGTACCTGGACTCGATGGACCTGGAGCGTGAGCGCGGCATCACCATCAAGCTGCAGAGCGTGCGGCTGTCCTACGGCCCGTGGTGGATCAACCTGATCGACACACCCGGGCACGTGGACTTCGGCTACGAGGTGTCGCGGTCGCTGGCGGCCTGCGAAGGCGTCATCCTGCTCGTGGACGCCGCCCAGGGCATCGAGGCGCAGACCCTGGCCAACGCCGCGATGGCGCTGGAAGGCGACCTCACGATCGTGGCGGCGCTCAACAAGCTGGACCTGCCGGCCGCCGACCCCGACCGGGTGGCCGGCGAGATCGAGCAGGTCCTCGGGATCCCGGCCGCCGAGGTGCTGCGCATCTCGGCGAAGACGGGCGAGGGCGTGCGGGAATTGCTCGACACGATCACCGCGCAGGTCCCGCCACCCGCCGGCGACCCCGCAGCGGCACTGCAGGCCCTCGTCTTCGACTCCCACTTCGATCAGTACCGGGGGGTGGTGAGCTCGATCCGGGTCGTGCAGGGCACGCTCAGGTCCGGCTCGCAGGTGCGCTTCATGCAGGCCGCGGCGACCCACGAGACCCAGGAGATCGGGGTGCGCGCCCCGACGCCGACGGCGGTGGGCGAACTCGGTCCCGGTGAGGTGGGATACCTCATCGCCGGCGTGAAGAACACCGCCGAGGCGCGCGCCGGCGAGACGGTCACCGAGGCCGACCGCCCCGCGCCGGACCCGCTCGTGGGGTACCGCGAGCCCAAGGCGATGGTGTTCTGCGGCCTCTATCCCATCGACGGCGACGAGTACCTCGACCTCCGCGACGCGCTCGACAGGCTCCGGCTCAACGACTCCAGCTTCAGCTACACCCCCGAGACCTCCACCGCTCTGGGCTTCGGCTACCGCTGCGGGTTCCTGGGGCTGCTGCACATGGAGATCATCACCGAGCGGCTCGAGCGGGAGTTCGATCTGGACATCATCGCCACGACGCCGTCGGTGGAGTACCGGGTGCGCACGACGGCGGGCACCGAGGTGGCCGTGGACAGCCCCAGCCGGTTGCCGCCGGCGGGGGAGGTGGCCGCCATCGCCGAGCCCTTCCTGCTGCTCACCATCATCGCCCCGGCACGTTGCACGGGGACGCTCATGGAGCTCTGCCAGAAGCGCCGGGGCAACCTCCGGGGCATGGACTACCTGTCGCCGGAGCGGGTGGAGTTGCGCTACCGGCTGCCGCTGGCGGAGGTTGTGACCGACTTCTACGACCTGCTCAAGAGCCGCACCCAGGGCTACGCCAGCCTGGACTACGACGCCGACGGTTACGAGGACTCCGACCTGGTGAGGGTGGACATCCTGCTGCAGCACGAGCCGGTGGACGCCTTCAGCTCGATCGTGCACCGCAACGAGGCGTACTCCTACGGGCGGAAGATGACCGCCAAGCTGCGCGAGTTGATCCCGCGCCAGCAGTTCGACGTGCCGATCCAGGCCGCCATCGGCAGCCGGATCATCGCCCGGGAGACGGTCAAGGCCTACCGCAAGGACGTCACCGCGGGCCTCTACGGCGGTGACGTCACCCGCAAGCGGAAGCTGCTGGAACGCCAGAAGGCCGGGAAAAAGCGGATGAAGGCGATCGGCAGGGTGGAAGTGCCGCCCGAGGCGTTCGTCTCGGCGCTGCGGATGCCCTCCGGCTAG
- the hrcA gene encoding heat-inducible transcriptional repressor HrcA — MGSRSDALSPRKEEVLRAVVECYIAGASPVGSGTVYESQDFGVSPATIRKEMLVLEQAGYLQQPHTSSGRVPTEAGYRYFVDALMAPYSLGPVEGRQISEFFEHAHGELGSVLASLSSLLADVTRCAAVVVGPRADSAVVRSVQLVELSGHVVLLVAVLSTGAVEQRALELDAAPLAADVDHAAEVLARTLVGRPVDTEVPVEGLPTGVARLVSAAADALRAVEGGLAEHLFVGGHATVVRSFGAVETAQRILTLLERHYAVVSLLRDIMDRGMKVAIGGETGLVPLSECSVVVSPYLVEGRRAGSIAVLGPTHLNYPQAMATVAVISRQLGRMLSGG; from the coding sequence ATGGGTTCTCGTTCCGATGCCCTGTCGCCGCGCAAGGAGGAGGTCCTGCGCGCCGTGGTGGAGTGCTATATCGCCGGCGCCTCCCCGGTCGGCTCGGGCACCGTCTACGAATCGCAGGACTTCGGTGTCTCCCCAGCGACGATCCGCAAGGAGATGCTGGTGCTGGAGCAGGCCGGGTACCTGCAGCAGCCGCACACCTCCTCGGGCCGGGTTCCCACCGAGGCCGGCTACCGCTACTTCGTCGACGCCCTCATGGCGCCCTACAGCCTCGGGCCGGTGGAGGGGCGCCAGATCAGCGAGTTCTTCGAGCACGCCCACGGCGAGCTGGGCTCGGTCCTGGCGTCGCTCTCCTCGTTGCTCGCGGACGTGACGCGCTGTGCCGCCGTCGTGGTCGGTCCTCGCGCCGACTCCGCCGTGGTCCGGTCGGTGCAGTTGGTGGAACTCTCCGGCCACGTGGTGCTCCTCGTGGCCGTGCTGTCCACGGGCGCCGTGGAGCAGCGGGCCCTCGAACTGGACGCCGCCCCGCTTGCCGCCGACGTGGATCACGCCGCCGAGGTGCTCGCCCGGACGCTGGTCGGCAGGCCGGTCGACACCGAGGTCCCGGTCGAGGGGCTGCCCACCGGCGTCGCCCGTCTGGTGTCGGCGGCGGCGGATGCCCTGCGCGCCGTCGAGGGCGGGCTCGCCGAGCACCTCTTCGTCGGCGGGCACGCCACGGTCGTGCGCTCCTTCGGCGCCGTCGAGACCGCCCAGCGGATCCTGACGCTCCTCGAGCGGCACTACGCGGTGGTCTCGCTGCTGCGGGACATCATGGACCGGGGAATGAAGGTCGCCATCGGCGGCGAGACGGGGCTGGTGCCCCTCAGTGAATGCTCGGTGGTGGTCTCGCCCTACCTCGTGGAGGGACGCCGGGCGGGCTCCATCGCGGTGCTGGGCCCGACCCACCTCAACTATCCCCAGGCGATGGCGACGGTGGCGGTGATCAGCCGGCAGCTCGGCCGGATGCTGAGCGGCGGCTAG
- a CDS encoding J domain-containing protein, with product MAERDYYDVLGVSPQATAEEIKQAYRRLARESHPDRNPDDPGAEERFKELAAAYEVLSDPERRANYDRFGTAEAPSNPFDIFAAFFGDAGFGGFGAPGRSAAATGADVETTLELDLADAVFGGVQELTVTLAVPCEDCEATGAAAGTEATTCGDCAGSGQVRQVRSSLLGQMVTAGPCRRCSGLGRYVERPCRACRGQGRIRGERTYSLDVPPGVDTGTVLRLPGRGGVGLRGGPHGDLYVQVRTRPHATLQRRGDDLLAIVEIPMTQAALGGKVTLDTLDGPMELRVVPGTQSGQTMVCRYKGVPRGRGRGRGNLLVEFVVQTPEDLDGEQAELVRELARLRGEDIDAGGLRSKLRSTFGS from the coding sequence ATGGCCGAGCGCGACTACTACGACGTGTTGGGCGTGTCCCCGCAGGCGACCGCGGAGGAGATCAAGCAGGCCTATCGGCGCCTGGCGCGGGAATCCCACCCCGATCGCAACCCCGACGATCCCGGCGCCGAGGAGCGTTTCAAGGAGCTCGCCGCCGCCTACGAGGTGCTGAGCGACCCGGAGCGGCGCGCCAACTACGACCGGTTCGGCACCGCCGAGGCCCCCTCCAACCCGTTCGACATCTTCGCCGCGTTCTTCGGCGACGCCGGCTTCGGCGGCTTCGGCGCTCCCGGCCGCAGCGCCGCGGCAACCGGTGCCGACGTCGAGACCACCCTGGAGCTGGATCTCGCCGACGCCGTCTTCGGCGGCGTGCAGGAGCTGACCGTGACCCTGGCCGTGCCCTGCGAGGACTGCGAGGCCACCGGTGCCGCGGCGGGCACCGAGGCGACGACCTGCGGCGACTGCGCCGGCAGCGGTCAGGTTCGTCAGGTGCGCTCCTCGCTGCTGGGCCAGATGGTCACGGCGGGACCGTGCCGCCGCTGCTCGGGACTCGGCCGGTACGTCGAGCGCCCGTGCCGCGCCTGCCGGGGACAGGGGCGCATCCGGGGTGAGCGGACGTACTCCCTCGACGTGCCCCCCGGGGTGGACACGGGTACCGTGCTGCGGCTACCCGGGCGGGGAGGCGTGGGGCTGCGCGGCGGACCCCACGGTGATCTCTACGTGCAGGTGCGGACGCGCCCGCACGCCACCCTGCAGCGCCGAGGTGACGACCTGCTGGCGATCGTGGAGATCCCCATGACGCAGGCCGCCCTGGGCGGCAAGGTCACCCTCGACACGCTCGACGGCCCGATGGAGTTGCGCGTCGTGCCGGGCACGCAATCCGGCCAGACGATGGTGTGCCGCTACAAGGGGGTGCCTCGGGGTCGGGGCAGGGGACGGGGCAACCTGCTGGTGGAGTTCGTGGTGCAGACACCCGAAGACCTCGACGGCGAGCAGGCCGAGTTGGTGCGCGAGCTGGCGCGCCTGCGGGGCGAGGACATCGACGCCGGCGGGTTGCGCAGCAAGCTCCGCTCCACCTTCGGCTCCTGA